The proteins below come from a single Triticum aestivum cultivar Chinese Spring chromosome 5D, IWGSC CS RefSeq v2.1, whole genome shotgun sequence genomic window:
- the LOC123126253 gene encoding uncharacterized protein — MSSWAQHSRRGWRHGWAARALSSATLPPWRLLAFFAIVVSFLATSSYVDYRAVERRAEIGARVFAAPLAAMAAFLLFAALGYWRRRTRWALRRHAVNAQPALASSQSSGASPWGVAAMVAVLLVMVTFQPAVHSMWFRPLWSSDYS, encoded by the coding sequence ATGTCGTCGTGGGCGCAGCACTCGCGGCGGGGCTGGAGGCACGGCTGGGCGGCGCGGGCGCTGTCGTCGGCGACGCTGCCGCCGTGGCGCCTGCTGGCCTTCTTCGCCATCGTGGTCTCCTTCCTGGCAACCTCCTCCTACGTCGACTACCGGGCTGTCGAGCGCCGGGCCGAGATCGGCGCGCGGGTCTtcgccgcgccgctcgccgccatggccgccttcctcctcttcgccgcgCTCGGGTACTGGCGTCGCCGCACCCGCTGGGCGCTCCGCCGCCACGCCGTGAACGCCCAGCCTGCCTTGGCCTCGTCGCAGTCATCGGGGGCCTCGCCGTGGGGcgtggcggcgatggtggcggtgcTGCTGGTCATGGTGACTTTCCAGCCCGCCGTCCACTCCATGTGGTTCAGGCCGCTCTGGAGTTCAGACTACAGCTAG